One genomic region from Haloprofundus salinisoli encodes:
- a CDS encoding heavy metal translocating P-type ATPase, which yields MTDSRPNDTDDCGCCSAHDHEADSDSGSSAGHGHDHHDQSLDSPHRHDASSSSRGDADGGETNLRLSVPEMDCPSCAGKVERSVETLGGIERIDTQPTTGTLLVDYDPERTTSEAVRDRVEAAGYAVETTAQETLLVPEMDCPSCAGKVDNALKSTPGIVAVETQPTTGRVEVTYDPERVSRGGLVAAVESAGYAVEETTDSTVSIWRSPRALKTWTGAVLLFGGILFEWILPTGLDATLFTFVYEVTVAWLFFLGAAAVAGQEIVRNGYYSAKNRSLDIDFLMGTGIVGAVLVGLPFEAATLAVLFSVAELLERYSMDRARNSLETLMELSPDTATVLRDGEELTVPVEEVTVGEAVVVRPGEKVPLDGTVTDGQSAVDESPITGESVPVDKSPGDEVFAGSITAEGYLEVETTATADESTLSKVIEMVEDAQRGQTESEQFVDRFANYYTPVVVAAAIVTTVASPFVFGVAWTEAFTRGLTLLVIACPCAFVISTPVSVVSGITSAARNGVLIKGGQHLEAMGRVRAVAFDKTGTLTTGELGVTDVIALNGNDETGVLRCARAIEQRSEHPIAAAIVDHAEREGVEDRNVESFESITGKGVKADLDGRTHYAGKPGLFADLGFDLEHAHVETDGGVVSEGEESETKDCHHGTYLDLVNETIPRLQSEGKTVIVVGTEDELEGVVAIADTVRPEAERAVDRLHELGVERVVMLTGDNEHTARVIGEQVGVDDVRADLLPEQKVEAVEALREEYEHVAMVGDGVNDAPALATATVGIAMGAAGTDTALETADVALMGDDLSRMPYLYDLSTRAGRVIRQNIWSSLAVKAILAVGAPLGVVQVIHAVVIGDMGMSLGVTGNALRLAGVEPEDSAPEAVAARTDD from the coding sequence ATGACCGATTCACGCCCGAACGACACCGACGACTGTGGGTGTTGCTCGGCGCACGACCACGAGGCCGATTCGGACTCGGGGTCGTCGGCTGGTCACGGTCACGACCACCACGACCAGAGTCTCGACTCGCCACACCGCCACGACGCCTCTTCTTCGAGCCGTGGTGACGCCGACGGCGGCGAGACGAATCTCCGCCTCTCGGTCCCCGAGATGGACTGCCCTTCCTGCGCCGGGAAGGTCGAGCGGAGCGTCGAGACGCTCGGCGGTATCGAGCGCATCGACACGCAGCCGACCACCGGCACGCTGCTCGTCGATTACGACCCCGAACGAACGACCTCCGAGGCGGTCAGAGACCGCGTCGAGGCGGCGGGGTACGCCGTCGAAACGACCGCGCAGGAGACGCTTCTCGTCCCCGAGATGGACTGTCCCTCCTGCGCGGGGAAAGTCGACAACGCGCTGAAATCGACGCCCGGAATCGTCGCCGTCGAGACGCAACCGACGACCGGTCGCGTCGAGGTGACGTACGACCCCGAGCGCGTCTCGCGCGGCGGCCTCGTCGCCGCAGTCGAGTCCGCGGGCTACGCCGTCGAGGAGACGACGGACTCGACGGTGTCCATCTGGCGGAGCCCTCGCGCGCTCAAGACGTGGACCGGGGCGGTCCTGCTTTTCGGCGGCATCCTCTTCGAGTGGATACTGCCGACGGGACTCGACGCGACGCTGTTCACGTTCGTCTACGAGGTGACCGTCGCGTGGCTGTTCTTCCTCGGTGCGGCTGCCGTCGCCGGGCAGGAAATCGTCCGCAACGGCTACTACTCAGCGAAGAACCGCAGCCTCGACATCGACTTCCTCATGGGGACCGGCATCGTCGGGGCGGTGCTCGTCGGTTTGCCGTTCGAGGCGGCGACGCTCGCGGTACTGTTTAGCGTCGCCGAACTGCTCGAACGCTACTCGATGGATCGCGCGCGCAACTCGCTGGAGACGCTGATGGAGCTGTCACCGGATACGGCGACCGTTCTGAGAGACGGCGAGGAGCTCACCGTCCCCGTCGAAGAGGTGACCGTCGGCGAGGCTGTCGTCGTCCGCCCGGGCGAGAAGGTGCCGCTCGACGGCACCGTCACGGACGGCCAGAGCGCCGTCGACGAGTCGCCCATCACCGGCGAGTCGGTTCCCGTGGACAAGTCGCCCGGTGACGAGGTGTTCGCCGGCAGCATCACCGCCGAAGGTTATCTGGAGGTGGAGACGACCGCCACCGCCGACGAGTCGACGCTCTCGAAAGTCATCGAGATGGTCGAGGACGCACAGCGCGGCCAGACCGAAAGCGAGCAGTTCGTCGACCGATTTGCCAACTATTACACGCCGGTCGTCGTCGCCGCCGCCATCGTCACGACGGTGGCCTCGCCGTTCGTCTTCGGCGTCGCGTGGACCGAGGCGTTCACCCGCGGGCTGACGCTTCTGGTCATCGCCTGCCCCTGCGCGTTCGTCATCTCGACGCCCGTCTCCGTCGTCTCCGGTATCACGAGCGCCGCGCGAAACGGCGTGCTCATCAAGGGCGGTCAGCACCTCGAAGCGATGGGTCGCGTCCGCGCCGTCGCCTTCGACAAGACGGGAACGCTCACGACGGGCGAACTCGGCGTCACCGACGTCATCGCGCTCAACGGCAACGACGAGACCGGAGTACTCCGCTGCGCCCGCGCTATCGAACAGCGCAGCGAACACCCCATCGCGGCGGCCATCGTCGACCACGCCGAACGCGAAGGGGTCGAAGACCGCAACGTCGAGAGCTTCGAGTCCATCACCGGAAAGGGCGTGAAGGCCGACCTCGACGGCCGCACCCACTACGCCGGAAAGCCCGGTCTGTTCGCCGACCTCGGGTTCGACCTCGAACACGCCCACGTCGAGACGGACGGGGGGGTCGTGAGCGAGGGCGAGGAGTCCGAGACGAAAGACTGCCATCACGGCACGTATCTCGACCTCGTCAACGAGACGATTCCGCGCCTCCAATCGGAGGGGAAGACGGTCATCGTCGTCGGCACCGAAGACGAACTGGAGGGCGTTGTCGCCATCGCCGACACCGTCCGCCCCGAGGCCGAGCGCGCCGTCGACCGCCTCCACGAACTCGGCGTCGAGCGCGTCGTGATGCTCACCGGCGACAACGAACACACCGCTCGCGTCATCGGCGAGCAGGTCGGCGTCGACGACGTCCGCGCGGACCTCCTGCCCGAACAGAAAGTCGAGGCCGTCGAGGCGCTGCGCGAGGAGTACGAACACGTCGCCATGGTCGGCGACGGCGTCAACGACGCGCCCGCGCTCGCCACCGCCACCGTCGGTATCGCCATGGGCGCGGCCGGCACCGACACGGCGCTCGAAACGGCCGACGTGGCGCTGATGGGCGACGACCTCTCGCGGATGCCGTACCTCTACGACCTCTCGACGCGCGCCGGGCGCGTCATCCGCCAGAACATCTGGAGTTCGCTGGCCGTCAAAGCCATCTTGGCCGTCGGCGCCCCGCTGGGCGTCGTGCAGGTCATCCACGCCGTCGTCATCGGCGACATGGGGATGAGCCTCGGCGTCACGGGCAACGCGCTCCGGCTCGCGGGCGTCGAACCCGAGGACAGCGCGCCCGAGGCGGTCGCCGCTCGGACCGACGACTGA
- a CDS encoding matrixin family metalloprotease: MSSRLPTLAVVALLLVAGCLGSLADGGGSSDVPLPSSSSTSTDHDGAAASTGPNPWGDDPIVVAIENRDEPDREFTPLVREATEYWEQNAREYAGFDVAYRVVPDAENPDIVVRFVAEVPNCNNVTHAAGCAPHITDSRQIQRPETVSVRTGLSDESTELVLRHELGHTLGLNHDDEPTDVMAASSVLHTEPQPNATERAFPWPDPHFTVYADPDNASDPEAAREQIRHTFDYYEEGADENVPGNLTFEYVDSPEDADVRIRFADGSACGDGPGSCAVSSGPDPDGDGAIEEYEHLDITLVELDSDAIGWHVGAWFATYGLGAEDPADKPEPFRDAGYNERRSNWWE; this comes from the coding sequence ATGTCGTCTCGACTGCCGACGCTCGCTGTCGTCGCCCTCCTCCTCGTCGCGGGGTGTCTGGGGTCGCTCGCCGACGGCGGCGGGTCGTCGGACGTGCCTCTTCCGAGCAGTTCGTCTACCTCCACCGACCACGACGGTGCGGCCGCCAGCACCGGACCCAACCCGTGGGGCGACGACCCCATCGTCGTCGCCATAGAGAACCGCGACGAACCCGACCGCGAGTTCACGCCGCTGGTCCGCGAGGCGACGGAGTACTGGGAGCAGAACGCCCGCGAGTACGCCGGTTTCGACGTCGCTTACCGGGTCGTCCCCGACGCGGAGAACCCCGACATCGTCGTTCGGTTCGTCGCCGAGGTGCCGAACTGTAACAACGTGACCCACGCCGCTGGCTGTGCGCCGCACATCACCGACTCGCGACAGATTCAACGTCCCGAGACCGTCTCGGTCCGAACCGGTCTCTCCGACGAGTCGACGGAACTCGTGTTGCGTCACGAACTCGGCCACACGCTCGGGCTGAATCACGACGACGAACCGACGGACGTGATGGCCGCCTCGTCGGTGCTGCACACCGAACCGCAACCGAACGCCACCGAGCGGGCGTTCCCGTGGCCCGACCCCCACTTCACCGTTTACGCCGACCCCGACAACGCCTCCGACCCCGAGGCCGCTCGCGAGCAGATTCGCCACACTTTCGACTACTACGAGGAAGGAGCCGACGAGAACGTTCCCGGCAACCTGACGTTCGAGTACGTCGACTCGCCGGAGGACGCCGACGTGAGAATCCGGTTCGCCGACGGCTCCGCCTGCGGCGACGGCCCCGGTTCGTGCGCGGTGTCGTCGGGGCCGGACCCCGACGGTGACGGCGCGATAGAGGAGTACGAACACCTCGATATCACGCTCGTCGAACTCGATAGCGACGCCATCGGCTGGCACGTCGGCGCGTGGTTCGCCACGTACGGCCTCGGCGCGGAGGACCCCGCCGACAAGCCGGAACCGTTCCGTGACGCCGGTTACAACGAACGACGCAGTAACTGGTGGGAGTGA
- a CDS encoding MBL fold metallo-hydrolase, translated as MKLQFLGGAREVGRSAILVNDRLLLDYGMLTGNPPQFPVGSVDPDAVVVSHGHLDHVGAIPTLLSGDARPPLHWTPPTYELAMTLARDMLKLHGGTYSCPFTENDLKRVTEVAETHGYRETFEAAGHEVTFYNAGHIPGSAHVLVDDGETRLLYTGDFHTDSPRGSFASASRANRLGESIRGQRLVSGSTARPDADVVVCESTYSDVEHDHRADVERRFVESVRTTLWEGGTVVVPAFAIGRTQELMLVCAAHDIDCYVDGMGQRVTRMLRSYPEFVRDADALKRAVSNARFVTGRDGQRKRIARKNTVIITTSGMLSGGPAMTYIPEIRTDPVNKITMTGYQVEGTPGRQLLERGRCELNGGVVPVAAQAEAYDFSAHADADGLRSFLDEYRGARALVNHGDRCEAFAAELREDGYDASAPELGETVHV; from the coding sequence GTGAAACTCCAGTTTCTCGGCGGCGCGCGCGAGGTGGGCCGCAGCGCCATCCTCGTCAACGACCGCCTCCTCCTCGACTACGGGATGCTGACGGGTAACCCCCCGCAGTTTCCCGTCGGGTCGGTCGACCCCGATGCCGTCGTCGTCTCTCACGGTCACCTCGACCACGTCGGTGCGATTCCCACCCTCCTGTCGGGCGACGCCCGCCCGCCTCTCCACTGGACGCCGCCGACGTACGAACTGGCGATGACGCTCGCGCGCGACATGCTCAAACTCCACGGCGGCACCTACAGTTGTCCGTTCACCGAGAACGATCTCAAGCGCGTCACCGAAGTCGCCGAGACCCACGGCTACCGCGAGACGTTCGAGGCCGCGGGGCACGAGGTGACGTTCTACAACGCGGGTCACATCCCCGGTAGCGCGCACGTCCTCGTGGACGACGGCGAGACGCGGCTGCTCTACACGGGCGACTTCCACACCGACTCCCCCCGCGGAAGCTTCGCTTCCGCGAGCCGCGCGAATCGACTCGGCGAGTCGATTCGCGGACAGCGCCTCGTCTCGGGATCGACCGCCCGCCCCGACGCCGACGTCGTCGTCTGCGAGAGCACGTACTCGGACGTCGAACACGACCACCGCGCCGACGTCGAGCGACGTTTCGTCGAGTCGGTGCGGACCACGCTCTGGGAGGGCGGCACCGTGGTGGTCCCGGCGTTCGCCATCGGCCGCACGCAGGAACTGATGCTCGTCTGCGCGGCCCACGACATCGACTGCTACGTTGACGGGATGGGACAGCGCGTCACGCGGATGCTCCGTAGCTACCCGGAGTTCGTCCGCGACGCCGACGCGCTCAAGCGAGCGGTGTCGAACGCGCGCTTCGTCACCGGCCGCGACGGCCAACGCAAGCGTATCGCCCGCAAGAACACAGTCATCATCACCACCTCGGGGATGCTCTCGGGCGGTCCCGCGATGACGTACATCCCCGAGATTCGGACCGACCCGGTGAACAAGATAACCATGACCGGGTATCAGGTCGAGGGGACGCCCGGCCGCCAACTGCTCGAACGCGGACGTTGCGAACTGAACGGCGGCGTCGTCCCCGTCGCCGCGCAGGCCGAGGCGTACGACTTCTCGGCGCACGCCGACGCCGACGGCCTCCGCTCGTTTCTGGACGAGTACCGAGGGGCGAGAGCGCTCGTCAATCACGGCGACCGCTGCGAAGCGTTCGCCGCGGAGCTACGAGAAGACGGCTACGACGCCAGTGCGCCGGAGCTCGGCGAGACGGTACACGTTTGA
- a CDS encoding VOC family protein yields the protein MSDNQPTTELEVTADLPDAPFHTAGVDHITFIGSNVEDTVAFYRDVLGMPLVLKQPNLDAPHVTHLFFDTGDGRMLTFFVEEGRQSNRGPQRTPLGGVHHVAFQFEPGRIEEIKRALEERGHHYNEFDRGIFHSLYTTDHNGFVIELSTDKFEIPDEHRGEVLALAQKKRVEEGAEYAEGKHLKEALEELGLPVEEANLPDADSGAGGL from the coding sequence ATGAGCGACAACCAGCCGACGACAGAGCTCGAAGTCACCGCCGACCTGCCGGATGCGCCGTTTCACACCGCCGGCGTCGACCACATCACCTTCATCGGTAGCAACGTCGAGGACACCGTCGCGTTCTACCGCGACGTTCTCGGCATGCCGCTGGTGCTGAAACAGCCGAACCTCGACGCGCCGCACGTCACCCACCTGTTCTTCGACACAGGCGACGGTCGGATGCTGACGTTCTTCGTCGAGGAGGGGCGGCAGTCGAACCGCGGCCCGCAGCGCACGCCGCTGGGCGGCGTCCACCACGTCGCCTTCCAGTTCGAACCGGGACGCATCGAGGAGATAAAGCGGGCCTTGGAGGAGCGCGGCCACCACTACAACGAGTTCGACCGCGGTATCTTCCACTCGCTGTACACCACCGACCACAACGGGTTCGTCATCGAACTCTCCACCGACAAGTTCGAGATTCCCGACGAACACCGCGGCGAGGTGCTGGCGCTGGCGCAGAAAAAACGCGTCGAGGAGGGCGCGGAGTACGCCGAGGGCAAGCATCTGAAGGAAGCGCTTGAGGAACTCGGCCTGCCGGTCGAAGAGGCGAATCTCCCCGACGCCGACTCCGGCGCGGGCGGACTGTAA
- a CDS encoding CPCC family cysteine-rich protein — MARRHSRLRGFCPCCGFRTLSRGERGSYDACEICAWTDDPEQFDSVTVTRGENPDALVDAWQNVRRFGWAGRGQRPESLREPTARDQRDPEWPYREAQ, encoded by the coding sequence ATGGCTCGACGGCACTCTCGGCTGCGAGGGTTCTGTCCCTGCTGCGGGTTTCGGACGCTGAGCCGCGGCGAACGCGGGTCGTACGACGCCTGTGAAATCTGCGCGTGGACCGACGACCCCGAGCAGTTCGACTCGGTGACCGTGACTCGCGGCGAGAACCCCGACGCGCTCGTCGACGCGTGGCAGAACGTCAGACGGTTCGGCTGGGCGGGACGCGGACAGCGCCCCGAAAGCCTGCGAGAACCGACGGCGCGCGATCAACGCGACCCCGAGTGGCCGTATCGGGAAGCGCAGTAG
- a CDS encoding oxidoreductase, giving the protein MARGDWTAADMPRLDGQTVVVTGANSGLGYHATRAFAHSGAHVVMACRDMKRGEEARVELAANRPSGALELQKLDLADLSSVRTFAETFSDVHDRLDVLCNNAGVMAIPRSETEDGFETQFGVNHLGHFALTGLLLDQMTGEDARVVTQSSGVHEAGEIEFDDIQSEESYDEWGAYAQSKLANLLFAYELQRRLDDAGVEHVRSIGCHPGYAATNLQYRQPEAEGSTVRKAAMGVANAVLAQSAAWGALPMLYAATEDVPGGGYVGPGGLMNIRGHPAVQESSERSYDEVTAGRLWQVSEELTGVEYDFELFSTTFGEG; this is encoded by the coding sequence ATGGCGAGAGGCGACTGGACGGCCGCGGACATGCCTCGACTCGACGGACAGACGGTGGTCGTCACCGGCGCGAACAGCGGTCTCGGCTATCACGCGACGCGGGCGTTCGCCCACAGCGGCGCGCACGTCGTCATGGCGTGTCGAGATATGAAACGCGGCGAAGAGGCCCGGGTCGAACTCGCTGCGAACCGGCCGAGCGGTGCGCTCGAACTCCAGAAACTCGACTTGGCCGACCTGAGCTCGGTGCGGACGTTTGCCGAGACGTTTTCGGACGTCCACGACCGACTCGACGTGCTCTGCAACAACGCGGGCGTGATGGCGATTCCGCGAAGCGAGACCGAAGACGGCTTCGAGACGCAGTTCGGCGTCAACCACCTCGGTCACTTCGCGCTCACAGGGTTGCTCCTCGACCAGATGACCGGCGAGGACGCGCGCGTCGTCACCCAGAGCAGCGGCGTCCACGAGGCCGGCGAGATCGAGTTCGACGACATCCAGAGCGAGGAGTCGTACGACGAGTGGGGCGCGTACGCCCAGAGCAAACTGGCGAACCTCCTCTTCGCGTACGAACTCCAGCGGCGACTCGACGACGCCGGAGTCGAGCACGTCCGAAGCATCGGCTGCCACCCCGGCTACGCGGCGACGAACCTCCAGTACCGTCAACCGGAAGCGGAGGGGTCGACGGTGCGGAAGGCGGCGATGGGCGTCGCCAACGCCGTCCTCGCGCAGTCCGCCGCCTGGGGCGCGTTGCCGATGCTGTACGCGGCGACAGAAGACGTCCCCGGCGGAGGCTACGTCGGCCCGGGTGGCCTCATGAACATCCGCGGACATCCCGCGGTCCAGGAGTCGAGCGAGCGGTCGTACGACGAGGTGACCGCGGGGCGACTCTGGCAGGTCTCCGAGGAGCTCACCGGCGTCGAGTACGACTTCGAGTTGTTTTCGACCACCTTCGGCGAGGGGTGA
- the ilvC gene encoding ketol-acid reductoisomerase: MADSTVYDESDADLDALTGRTVAIIGYGNQGRAQAKNLRDAGVEDIVVGNRKDASWEEAQEDGFPVYETGEAVSIASVVFLLVPDEVAPAVYEEHIEPNLEAGDVLNFASGYNVTYEYITPPDDVDVVMVAPRMVGAMVRELYVDGRGAPAFLAVERDASGEALDVALAIAHGIGATRSGVIEGDFETETKLDLLTEQGLIPVIANALIAKWEVEREAGAPPEAILMEQYLSQELSHIFRKAATMGIVEQMPLHSMTSQYGQLAGIDEFDREPLREFMREKMGEIDDGSFATEWTLQQQAGYPKLKRLYKKYRGHEMIEAEQTTIDEFGLDELDEAGDADASDAAEADESTD; the protein is encoded by the coding sequence ATGGCCGACTCCACCGTCTACGACGAATCGGACGCCGACCTCGACGCGCTGACCGGGCGCACCGTCGCTATCATCGGCTACGGCAACCAGGGGCGGGCCCAGGCGAAGAACCTCCGCGACGCGGGCGTCGAGGACATCGTCGTCGGCAACCGCAAAGACGCCTCCTGGGAGGAAGCCCAGGAGGACGGGTTCCCCGTCTACGAGACCGGAGAGGCCGTCTCCATTGCGAGCGTCGTCTTCCTGCTCGTCCCCGACGAGGTCGCCCCCGCCGTCTACGAGGAGCACATCGAACCGAATCTCGAAGCGGGCGACGTGCTCAACTTCGCCTCCGGCTACAACGTCACCTACGAGTACATCACGCCGCCCGACGACGTCGACGTGGTGATGGTCGCGCCACGGATGGTCGGCGCGATGGTCCGCGAACTGTACGTCGACGGCCGCGGCGCGCCCGCCTTCCTCGCCGTCGAACGGGACGCCTCTGGCGAGGCGCTCGACGTGGCGCTGGCCATCGCCCACGGCATCGGCGCGACCCGCTCGGGCGTCATCGAGGGTGACTTCGAGACGGAGACGAAACTCGACCTCTTGACCGAGCAAGGTCTGATTCCGGTCATCGCCAACGCGCTCATCGCCAAGTGGGAAGTCGAACGCGAGGCGGGCGCGCCCCCCGAGGCCATCCTGATGGAGCAGTATCTCTCGCAGGAACTGAGCCACATCTTCCGGAAGGCGGCGACGATGGGGATAGTCGAGCAGATGCCGCTGCACTCGATGACGAGCCAGTACGGTCAGTTAGCGGGCATCGACGAGTTCGACCGCGAACCGCTCCGGGAGTTCATGCGCGAGAAGATGGGCGAGATCGACGACGGTTCGTTCGCGACGGAGTGGACGCTGCAACAGCAGGCGGGCTACCCGAAGCTCAAGCGCCTCTACAAGAAGTACCGCGGTCACGAGATGATCGAAGCCGAGCAGACGACCATCGACGAGTTCGGCCTCGACGAGCTCGACGAGGCGGGCGACGCGGACGCGAGCGACGCCGCCGAAGCCGACGAGTCCACCGACTGA